The Methyloceanibacter sp. wino2 nucleotide sequence CGTGCATCTCGGCGGGTGTGACGATGGGCGGATAAACTGCATTCCTCTGACAGAGGGTTGGAACTATGCAGTACGCCTGTACGAGGCACGCCCGGAAATCCTCGACGGAACGTGGACGTTTCCTTCGCCGCAGCCCGTTGAAAAGTAGACGGCGACGCCGGGCTGTTTCGCCTTGCGGGGTCTAAGTTTTGCAAAGCTGGCAGTTTTAGGGAGGAAGAACGATGCGCAAACTCACAACGGGACTAATTGCTGTCGTGGTGCTCTTGGGTTCGGGGCTTGCTTCGCAGCGCGCCGAAGCAGTCACGCCTATGCCGAAGCTAGAGCATCAATCGCTTGTCGAAGAGGCTCGTTGGCGCCCGCGCCCGGTGTTTCGTCCAGTGCGCCGCACAGCGCGCGCTATTACACGTCCTGTCCGTAGGGTGACGCGCCCTGTCCGCCGTGTAGTGCGCCCCTGGCGCTGGTAGCGCATTAACAGCATGGCTTTGATGCAGGGCGATGGAATGCGGTAGCAGGATAGCCCCGGCGCGTGGCTTTGAATCGTGCGCTTGAGTCTGGTTTGGATCAAAAGCAGATTCTCTTCGTGCGCTGATCCTGCGGGCTCGGACAACAAAAAAGCCGGCTCCCGAAGAGCCGGCTTTTTCTCGTGAGACGTTAAGTCCCGAATTCTACTTGATGAAGCCTTCGTACTTCTTCTTGAAGCGCGAGAGGCGCCCGCCACGGTCGATCAGGTGCTGACCGCCGCCGGTCCAGGCCGGGTGGGTCTTGGGATCGATGTCCAGCTTCAACGTGTCACCCTCGGCGCCGTAGGTCGAATAGGTGAGGAACTCCGTGCCGTCCGTCATGACCACCTTGATCTGGTGGTAATCGGGGTGAATATCCTTCTTCATGGCTCAAAACCTTGTTTGCTCGGGCCGCCCCGGCTTGCCGGGCGGCTCCGCGTCGCGTCGTTGATCTAGCGGAATTGGCCGCAGCCTATAGCGCGGAACCGCCGGTAGAGCAAGCATCTGCGGCATCTTCGAAGATCGCGCGTTCGTGACTGGTATTTGAAAATCGCGGCCTCTAGGACCGAATTGTAGGGGTACACTTAAGAACCAGAGGGAAAAAGATGAATCAGACGGATGATCGCTTCGCGGACGTGAAGCAGCTCGCCTTGCGGGCCTCCGCGATTTCCATGGGGTTTGTCTTCCTTTCCGCCGCCTGGCGGCGCCTCTACAACGTCCCTGCCAAGCTCGACATCGACAGCGCCAAGGACGTGGCGAACAAGCTCGTGGCGGCGGCGCCCGGCTCGCCCATCGAGAGTTTGGTCCATTTCGTGCTGGCGCGGCCGGGTCTGGCCGAGTTCGCCACTTACGCCATGACGATCGGCGAGGCGCTCGCGGGACTGGGGCTCATTTTCGGGTTCCTCACGCGCCTGTCGGCGATCGGCGCGGCCCTTCTCAATATCGCCCTCATGCTCATCTTCGGCTGGCAGGGCTTTGAATGCCTCGACGAGTGGACCATGGCGGCGCTGGGCTTCGCGATCTCGGTCAGCGTCATGCTCTACGGGCCCGGCCTCTACTCCCTCGACAACGTGGTCGGCATCGATCCGCTGCGGGGCGTCTTCACCAAGCCCGTGGCCATCGCGCTGACGGTGGCGTCCGTGATCTTCACGGTCGGGTTCTACGACTACTATTTCGGGATCGCTCATCTGGAGCGGCGCACCGGCGTCGAGGCCTACCGGATCGTGGCCGAGCCGGCGCCGCAGCCGGACGCGGCCGTCCTCTATGTGAACGCGGGCGCCTCGACCAACGGGGCCTATGTGCGCAGCATCACCTTCAAGCTCGACAGCGGGGAGACGGTCACGCAGAACGCGGAGGAGATCGACGTCCTCAAGAGCTATTTCGAGCCCTGGTCCCGGTCCGGCGTCCTGACCGACGGCGTGCTGCGGCTGCGGCTCGGGTCCAAGACGGAGATCCGACTGCCGAACGGGGCCGCGTCCGCGACGATCGACCTGATCGATAATGCCGATCAGGACGTGGTTTTTGCAGCGCCAGCGGCCGAGTAGGAGCGGTTTCGCGGCCGTTTTGGCGGCCATAGCGATGCACGCGGCTTAACTTTGCGCTTATGTCCCGAGGATTTGGGGTGTATCTGGGGCTTTGCGCGCGGTGACAAGCCGCTTAAAGTCGCCCCGAACTGGCGCCATTTCGGACGCCGGACCAAAGTTCTGCTGGGTATTTCTGTTGCAACCTGTTCCGTTGAAACCTGCGGGGACGCCCGCGCCATCCTCCGCCCCGACGTCCGTGGAAGCCGCCTTGGAGCCCGAACAGACCGGGAAACCCAAGCGCGTGTCCCTGCGGCCCCTGGGGCGCCTCAAACCTTATCTCCTGCGCCACAAATGGATGCTCTTGGCCGCGCTCGTCTCCCTGGTCGTGGCGGCGGGGGCGATGCTGGCGCTGCCGCTCGCGCTGCGCCGGATGATCGACCTCGGCTTTTCGGGCATCGAGCCCGAACTGGTGGACGTCTATTTCGGCACGCTTGTCGGCGTCGGCGCGCTGCTCGCGATCGCAAGCGCGGCCCGGTTCTACTGCGTGAACTGGCTCGGCGAGCGCGTAGTGGCGGATATTCGCACCGATGTCTTCAAGCATCTCACGGGCCTCAGCCCCGCCTTCTATGAAGTGTCCCACTCCGGCGAAGTGATGTCGCGGCTGACCGCGGACACGACCCAGGTGAAGGCTGCCGCCGGGACCGCCGTGTCCCAGGCGATGCGCAACCTGCTGCTGGTCGTCGGATCCGTCGTGATGATGATCGTGACGAGCCCCAAACTGTCGCTGGCGGTTCTCATCGCCATTCCGCTGATCGTTCTGCCACTGGTCGCCTATGGCCGCTCCGTGCGCGCCCGCTCGCGCTACGCCCAGGATACGCTGGCCGAAGCGTCAGCCTATGCCAGCGAAAGCCTGAGCCAGGTGAAAGTGCTGCAGGCCTTCACCAATGAGCGCGCCGCCACGAGCCGCTTCCGCCGCGCCATGGACCGGGCCTTCGAGGCGGCCAACGACCGGGCCAAGGCGCGGGCCGGGCTGACGGCGATCGCCATGTTCCTGGTCTTTTTGTCCGTTGTCGGCGTGCTTTGGTACGGCGCGCAGGACGTGCTGTCCGGTTCGATGACCGGGGGCACGCTCGGCCAGTTCGTGCTCTACGCCGTCTTCGCGGCCGCCGCCGTCGGCGGGCTCAGCGACGTCTGGGGCGAAGTCGCCCAGGCCGCGGGCGCCGCCGAACGGCTCGGTGAGTTGCTCGAGGCCGAATCCGAGATCCAATCGCCACCCCATCCGACGCCGATGCCCGAGCCTGGGCGCGGCGAGATCGCCTTTGACGACGTGTCTTTCGCCTATCCGCTGCGGCCCGACATCGCGGCCTTGGACGGGGTGAGCTTCACGGTAAAGCCAGGCGAGCGTGTCGCTCTCGTTGGCCCCTCCGGCGCGGGCAAGACCACGATCTTCGCGCTGCTCTTGCGCTTCTACGATCCGAAATCGGGCACGGTCCGCGTGGACGACGTGCCGGTGGACATGGCGGACCTGCACGACCTGCGGTCGCGCTTCGCCATGGTGCCGCAGGAGACGGCGCTCTTCGCCGACACGGTCGCCGCCAATATCGCCTACGGCGCGGAGACGGCGACGCCGGCGCAGATCGAAGCGGCCGCGAAAGCCGCGTTCGCGCACGACTTCATCACCGAATTGCCGGAAGGCTACGAGACGCAGCTGGGGGAGGGCGGTGTCACGTTGTCAGGCGGCCAGCGTCAGCGCATTGCCATCGCCCGGGCGGTGCTGCGCGATGCGCCGATCCTCCTGCTGGACGAGGCCACGAGCGCGCTCGACACCACCAACGAAACCCTGGTGCAGAAGGCGCTGGACAAGGTGATGGACGGACGCACGACGCTCGTCATTGCCCACCGGCTTTCCACGGTGGTGAATGCGGACCGCATTCTGGTCTTCGACCGGGGTGAACTCGTGGAAGAGGGCACGCATCAGCAACTGATCGCGAAGAGCGGTCTGTATGCGCGGCTCGCCTCGCTGCAATTCGCGCCCGACGCGGCCGAGTAGGGCCTACCGTTCCGTCAGCTTGAGTTCGATGCGGCGGTTGCGGGCCAAGGCCGTCGGGCTGTTGCCGCTATCGATCGGCTGAAATTCGCCGAAGCCGGCCGCCACGAGATGCTCGGGCGCGATACCGCGCGCCATGAGGTAACGCACCACGGAGATGGCGCGCGCCGCCGACAGCTCCCAGTTCGAAGGGAAGGTGGACGAGGAGATGGGCGTGATGTCCGTATGTCCGTCCACCCGCATGACCCAGGGGATGTTGGCGGGGATGTTGCCCTGGATCTCTTTCAGTGCCGTGGCGAGATTATCGAGCTGGCCATAGGCGCTCGTCTTCAGCGTCGCCGAGCCCGGATCGAACAACACGTCCGAGGGGAACACGAAGCGGTCGCCAACGATCCTGAAGTCCTTGCGCTGTCCCAGCGTCTTGCGCAACTCGCCGAAGAAGTTTGAACGGTATTGCGCCAGTTCGCGCGCCTTTCTGGCGAGCGCCACGTTGAGGCGTTCGCCGAGATTGGCGATCGTCTCCTGGCTCTCCTTGTCCTTGGCCTCGGAGGCTTCGAGCGCCTCGTTCAGCGCGGCGAGCTGGAGGCGCAAGGCGGCCAGTTGCTGATTGAGCAGTTCCACCTTGGCGAGCGCGTCATTGGTGATGTTGCGCTGCTCGTCGAGCTGGGTGCCGAGCGCGGCGATGCGCCCTTCCGCATCGTCCGAGGCGCCGCTGGCATCGCCGAGAAGGCCGGTCAGGCGCTTGTTCTGGGCCTGGGTGTCGAGCAGCGTCGCCTGCAGCGCGGCGAGATTGTCCTCGGCGGAATCCTTTTGGGATCGCTCGAGCGCGAGAAGCTCGGTCAATTCGGCAAGCTGACGGTTGAGACGCGACAGCATGGTGTCCTTGCCGCTCGACGCCTGGGTGATGATGTAGTTCGTCACCATGAAGAGCGACATCAGGAAGATCACCACGAGCAGCAGCGTGGAGAGCATGTCCACGAAGCCCGGCCAGAGATTGGTCTGATACTGGCTGCGGCGGCCGCGGGCGAGAGCCATCTATCGTTTCCTCGCGTGCATGATTTGCCCCGCCCTGCTCATTGGCCGGTCGGCGCCTTGGGCTTGGCCGCGACCTGGCGCAGGACGGTGGCGATCTCCTGCTGCTGCTGGGCCTGCTCGTCGGCCCATTCCCGCACCACCTTCTGCTCGGCGCGCATCTGGCGGATCAGCTTGTCGACCCCTTGCGCGAGGTCGTGCACGGCGGCTTCTGTCTGGCCGCCCTGGCCGACGCGGTCGCCGAGGTCGGAAATCGAGCGCTGCATATCCATGAGAGCGTAGCGCAACTGCGGGGGCACACTGTCGCCCGGATCGGTGGTCTGCAGCTCGGTGACGTTGGCGAGCCAGTCTTCGAGTTCGTTGTAGAAGCGGCTCTGGGCATGGCCGGCCTGCAGGTCGAGGAAGCCGAGAATGAGCGAGCCGGCGAGGCCGAACAGCGAGGACGAGAAGGCGATGCCCATGCCGGAGAGCGGTCCGGCGAGGCCCTCTTTCAACTGATCGAACAGCATCACGCTTTCGCCGCCGCTGGTGTCCAGCGCGCCGATCGTATTGCCCACGGAACTGACGGTGGTCAGAAGGCCCCAGAACGTGCCGAGCAGGCCGAGAAACACGAGGAGCCCGACGAGGTAGCGCGTGGTCTCGCGCTGTTCGTCCAGGCGCGACGCGACCGAATCCAGCAATGTCCGCGCCGATCCGGTTTCGAGGCTCAAATTCCCCGTCGTGTCGCGCAGCATGGTCGCCATGGGCAGGAGCAGCACGGGCGGATTGGTCTTGGTCGTGCTCGCATCCGTGATGCTGAAATTATTGACCCAGTTGATCTCCCGGTAGAGCCGCAGCACCTGGCGGAAGGCATAGACGCAGCCGACGATCAGCACGCCGATGATGAGTCCGTTCAGGCCCGGATTGGCCATGAAGCTGGTCCGGAGCTGGCCGGTCTGACCATCGAGGATGATCGCGAGCAGGACGGCGAGAACCAGAAACAGCGACATACGCCATAGAAAGATCTGCGGGCGCGAGAGCTTAGTCCGATAGGTCTTGCGTGCCATTGGTCTTTGCTGGGGTCCTTGTATGGCGTCCAGCCATGCATCCTATGCTCGAAGAGCTCGCGCGATTCGCGCAAGTTTCACTCAAAACCGAGAGTACCCGATTAGTTTGACAGGCAAAACGGCAAGCTAAAGGCGGAGTTCCGCCCGGCAGACCTGGCAATTCTACATGCCGGGAGGCTCGGGGCCCCGCTAGCCGGCTTTCGCGGGCGAGGCGGCCTTGGCATTTGCGGCCTTCAGCAGCTTCAGGAGCTTCAAGTGGATCGTCTCATTGCCCGCGACGACGCCGCCGGTTTCGAAGATCTTGTCCTTGCCGTTCGTGTCGGTCACGTAGCCGCCCGCCTCTTTCACCATGACGATGCCGGCCGCCATGTCCCAGGCGTGCAGGTTGTTCTCCCAGAAGCCGTCGAACCTTCCTGCGGCGGTCCAGGCGAGGTCGAGGGCTGCCGAGCCCGTGCGGCGGACGCCGGCGCTTGTTCCCATGACCGTCTCGACTTCGCCAAGGAAGCGCTCGTGCCCGGGGCGTCCGCTATGCGGAATGCCCGTGCCGATCACCGAGGTTGCGAGTTCGGAACGTGCGGCCACGCGAATGCGCTTGTCGTTGAGAAAGGCGCCTTGGCCCTTTTCGGCGGTGAAGGTCTCGTTCATGACCGGGTTGTAGATCAGCCCGGCCACGAGTTCGCCGTCGCGTTCGAGGGCGATGGAAATAGCGAAGATCGGGATGGAATGCAGAAAGTTGGTGGTGCCGTCGAGCGGATCGACGATCCAGCGATGGGTGCCGTCGGGCCCTTTGATCTCGCCGCGCTCTTCCATCAGGAAACCGTAGCCCGGCCGGGCGCGGGAGAGTTCGGCGAAGATGATCTCCTCGGCGCGCAGATCCGCGGCGGTCACGAAATTCGCCGGTCCCTTAACGGACACCTGCAAATGCTCCACCTCTCCGAAGTCACGGGCGAGGCTGCGGCCTGCCTTGCGGGCAGCGCCGGTCATGACGTTCATCAACGCGGATGCGGGCATGGGGCTCCTTAAGCCTCTTATTGAGCGTGCGGTGTTGGCCCGATTGCCGGGCGGGGCCTGTATGCTTAGGCGTCGGCGCGGCGGACGTAGGCGACTTCGTTCGTATCGACCACGATCTTCTCGCCCGCCTCGATGAATGGCGGCACCATCACGCGGACGCCGTTCTCGAGCATGGCCGGCTTGTAGGACGAGGCCGCGGTCTGCCCCTTCACCACCGGATCCGCCTCGACGATTTCAAGCGTGACCTGATCGGGAAGCGCGACGCCGATGGGGCGCCCTTCATGGCTTTCCACCATCACCGTCATGCCGTCCTGCAAAAAGGCGGCGCGGTCCTCGAGAAGGTCCCGGGGGATCTGAATCTGATCGTAGGACTCAAGGTCCATGAAGGTCAGCATGTCGCCCTCGGCAAAGAGGAACTGGTGGTCCTTCTGCTCAAGGCGGACCCGCTCGACCGTTTCGGAGGCGCGGAAGCGTTCGTTGAGCTTGGAGCCGTCGATCAGGTTCTTCAACTCGACCTGCGCGTAGGCGGGACCCTTGCCGGGTTTGACAGCCTGGGTCTTCACAGCGACCCAAAGGCCGTTCTTGTGCGTGATGACGTTGCCGGGCCTGATCTCGTTACCGTTGATCTTCATGGTGTGCCTATTGGGCCCCTTTCGGGTGTGTCGTGGTCTGCGATTTGGGCTGCGTCGTGCCGGCCGCGCCCTCGGGGCTGCGTTCTGCGGACTTGCCGTTGGTGAACTTGGATTGGGTTTAAGACTTTGCTCCTGGCCGCTGTCAAGGGCGGTGGCAGGCTGCGGTTCGCCGAGCGGTTTCACTTCGCTCACCGTTGCGCCCTCATAGGCGTCGACGAAACGGGCGGCCTGGGCCCGCTGCTCCGGGGTCAGCTTGGTCAGCATGATGTCGAGGGTGAAGTCACTGACGCCGGCGTCGCGTGCGATCAGATGCCACTTGGCCGCCTCCACCAAGTCAAGCGGGAAGACGAGGCCGTTGGCGTAAAGGCGCGCCAGGCGGTTCTGGGCGACGGGGTTGCCCTGTTTGGCCGCGAGAGAGAAGAGGGCGGCTCCCTTTTCCTCGTCCTTCTCCACGCCACGCCCTTTGAACAGCATCGTGGCGTATTCCACCTGGGCCGGGGACAGGCCGGCATCGGCGGCCTTGCCGGTCCATTCGGCGGCCTTCTTCTCGTCGAGCGGAACTCCGCGACCGAACTGGTAGAAGGCGCCGAGATCGTACTGGGCTTGAGCGTTGCCGCTCTCGGCCGCCTTCTCCATCCACTCCGCGGCCTTGGCCTCGCTGGCCTCGCGGCCCTCGCCTTGCAGGTACATCAGCGCGAGATTGTACTGGGCGGCGGGGTTGCCGCTGTTGGCCGCTTGTTCGAACAGGTTGGCCGCGATACGGGCGTTTTTCGGTGTGCCGAGCCCCTTGGCCGTCAGGAGGCCGAGGGAAAGCTGTGCGTTGGTGTCGCCAAGATCGGCGCCCTGGGCATAGGCGTTTGCGGCCTCAGTGTAGTCTTGCGTGACGCCGAGGCCGCCGGCGTACATCTCGCCCATCAGCGTGTAGGCTTCCTTGGACCCTGCCTCGGCCTCCTTTTTCGCAAGCTCGAGGGCCTTCTGATACTTGCCGGCGGCGAAGGCCACATAGGCCGCGCTCTCTTCGGCGTGGGCCGTGACCGCCAGGCCGGTATGGGCCAGGGCAGCGAGCATCAGCGCGACAAGTCCGGTGCGGAATTTCCTCATGCCTCTCTCCGAATACTGCCGATGGCTGTGTCGATCTCGCGCAAGACCGCGAGGGGATCGTCGCCGTCCCAGATCGAGGACGGAGGCGCGATAAAGTCCACGCCGCGCTCGGTCAGAGCCACGGCCTCACGCACATCCGCAATGTCCCAGGCGACGCACGGCACCACGAATATTTCCGACCACCATGCGACCGTGTCCGACAGCGTCTCGAAGTCGTCCGCGTCCGGGGCGGCGAAGGCCACATAGTCCGCACCCGATTCGGCCAGGGCCATGGCGTCGTGCCGGCCAAGGCCGCAGGCGACGCCGATATTGGCGCTTTCACCCAGGGTCTTGCGGGCTTCGGCATAAATTTCTTCGTCTGCGGCAATGTGGACGCCGTCTGCTCCAAGGTCCTCTGCCGCGGTGATGCTGTCCTCGATCAGGCAGGCGGCGCCCGCGCCTTGGATCTTGTCGATCAGCCCGTCGAGGATGGCCGGATCAAGCGCTGCGCCGTCGCCGCAGATGAGAACGCAAGCGGGGGAAAGCTCCGATAAAGCCTGGGAAAGTTGCTCGCTCTGCCTGGCTGTGAACGGAGCTGCAACCTGAAGGTAGAGGCGGCATCGGGGCTTCAATTTGGACATGGTCGGCGTCTGCGCAGGGGTGTCGATTGTTGCGGGGAGAAGGGTCGCGAGGGCTTGTCTCAAATCATAGGCCTCGCCGGACTGTCAAACTTTGCACAGGGTTGCGTGAGAAGAGGCTTGTCGGCGCGCCGTTTACGATTGAACATGGCGTCACCACTTATTTCGCCAGCCGACTGTTCCATATGCAGAACATGGCTTTTAAGACAGCTGGCTTTCGCGAGAATCGACGGCGCATGGCTGGGAGGGCGAACGTGATGGCGCAAACCATGATGAAATTGGACCCAAGCGACCCTCTCGCGCGTTTTGATGCTGCGCTGGACGCGCTTGAAGGAAATCTGGCTCGCGTTCTTGCGGACGACCAGGGCCAGGTCCAGTCGGCGGAGATCCTGGAACTGCGCGAACAGGTCAAGTTTCTGACCGACGAGCGCGACCAGCTTCTGGCCGATCTGGAGGTCGAGCGCACCCGCGTGCGGCGCCTCAAGGCGGCGAACCAGGAAGTGTCCGACCGGCTCGACGCCGTCGTGGGCGCTTTGAAGGACATGGCCCCTGCGATGCAGGGGTAGGTCCGCGACGGGCTGGCAAGAGGCTAGGAGCAGCATATGGGGCAAGTCGTTGTGACGTTGAACAGCCGGACCTACCGGCTGGAATGCAACGAGGGCGAAGAAGGCCACCTTGCGGAACTTGCCGAGTATATCGGTACACATGTGGAGGAGATGCGGCGGAATTTCGGCCAAGTGGGCGACGACCGTCTCATTCTCATGGCTGCCCTCGTCGTCACGGACGAGTTGTGGGCGCTGCGGGCCGATGTGGAGAACTTACGCGCGCAGCTCGCCGAGGCGCGGCGCGACAAATCGGAATCGGATGAGAACGCCCGGTCGATCGAATCCCAGCTCTTCGCGAAGATCGGCGAAGCGGCCGTGCGGCTCGAGGGCCTCAATTCACGGCTCACGGAAAATCCCGGCGGCGGACACTAAGTTTGGTCGATCGTCAGGTCGCGTCTATCCGACACCTGTTCCCAGGCCGTTGCACTCCCTATTATAATGGGTCCGGGCTGCGGGGTGCGTTAGGAGCATTTATTCCAGGGCCCTATAAGATTCCATGGGAGTTGACCCTGACGGAGATCGTGGTCTCTGTCACTCGGCGCCCACCTACTTAAGTAGGGACACCCGGGATCTTCGCTCCGACGGCCACCGCGGCCCCCATTTCGCCATCGCCCCGCCCGCGGGACTTTCCGCTGGCGCGACCCTCCCTCGACCGGGAGGGTCTTGCTTCCACGGGGTGGCGGGCCGCGCGACAATTCTGTATTGACCCCCGCAGGATGAAATCAGCTCGGATGCGCCCGTCTTCATGCGTTTTCTCTTTCTAGGCGATGTCGTCGGCCGTGCCGGGCGCGTAGCGGTCCTCGAGACCCTGCCGAAATTGCGCGAGCGCTACGGTGCGGACTTCGTCGTCGTCAACGGCGAGAACTCGGCCGGTGGGTTCGGTATTTCGGAGACGATCCTCAATGAGTTGCTGGATGCCGGGGCCGACGTGGTCACCACCGGCAACCATGTCTGGGACCAGCGCGAGGCGCTCGTCTTCATCGAGCGGTACGATCGCCTGCTGCGCCCACTCAACTTCCCGGCCGGCACGCCCGGAAAGGGCGCGGGCCTCTTCAAGGCCGCCAACGGCGCCGATGTCCTGGTGGTCAACGCCATGGGCCGGGTGTTCATGGGCGACCTGGACGACCCGTTCCGCGCTATCGACGACCAGCTCGCGGCCTGCCCGCTCAAGACGGGCGCCGATGTGATCTTCATCGATTTCCACGCGGAGGCGACCTCCGAGAAGGAAGCGCTCGGCCATTTCGTGGACGGCCGGGCCACGGCCGTCGTGGGAACGCATACTCACGTGCCGACGGCGGATCATCAGATTCTGTCGGGCGGGACCGCCTATATGAGTGATGCCGGTATGTGTGGGGATTTCGACTCGGTGCTCGGTATGGACAAGGACGAGCCGATCAGCCGCTTCGTGAGCAAGATACCGTCGCGCCGTTTTGCGCCGTCCAAGGGCGACGCCACGGTCTGCGGCGTCGCGATCGACGTGGATGACACGACAGGGCTTGCCCGGGCCATCGCGCCGGTTCGCCTAGGCGGCCGGCTGTCGCAGGCCGAGCCGGCATTCTGGGGCGAAGAGGCTTAAGCCGAGCGCCGGTCCGAATCCCGATTCTTGGCGGGCTGGAAAGCCACGACGGTGTTGCCGTCCTTGGCTTTTGGCGCCTTGCCGCGGCGCGAGAGGCCCTGCAGACAGGAAATGGCTTCGTCGAGATGTTCGAGGGCGCGGCCCGTGTCGAGCGACTCGCCGTCCAGGGCAATCCGGGCCTTGGCCATGTGCTCGGCGGCGTGCCCGCAGACATTGGCGACACCGGGCTCCTTGGCAGGCAAATTTGCCTGTTCTCCCTGCGATCTGCCAATTTCGGATAGCTTGATTGCCATATCATCCCCCCAATCCACCACGGGCTTTCGAGCGCCCAAGCCGTTATTTTTCAGGGTATTAGGGTTAAGGTTTTCCTAAGCGGCCGATAGGTGAGGGCCCCGCCCGGGCCGTGACTTGGTAAGACCGGGACTAAAATGTCACAAGAGATTCAAAATCGGCGGGAACGGGCTGTTTCGCGATTTATCGTCGCGGCCCCACGACGTATAAAGGCGGGGAGATTTCCGCGACTCGCTATTTTCACGTGTCATGCGGAACGAGCAAGAAACGGGGGAAGGACATGGAGATGTTTGGGGGACTGACAAAAACATCCAGCCGCATTGCCATTGCAGCCGCGCTTGGGCTTGGGGTTTACGCTCTGAGCGCTGCGCCTGCGAGTGCGCAGGGCTACGGCGGCAATTGCTGCGCGGATCTTGAAGAGCGGGTAGCCGAGCTTGAAGCGTCTGCAGTGCAGAAGGGGAACAAGAAGGTATCCGTGACGGTATCCGGCTGGGTCATCGAATCGATGAACTGGTGGGATGACGGCGCTCTGACGGACAGCTGGGTTGGCACGAAGGACGCCGACCTTGGGTCTCGTTTTGCGATCACGGGTTCTGCGACGATCGCTCCGGGCTGGTCCGGCGGTTACAACTTGACGGTTACGACGCCTGGCGCTTGGGCCGGCAACCTCCTGAACGGCAACAACT carries:
- a CDS encoding TIGR00282 family metallophosphoesterase; protein product: MRFLFLGDVVGRAGRVAVLETLPKLRERYGADFVVVNGENSAGGFGISETILNELLDAGADVVTTGNHVWDQREALVFIERYDRLLRPLNFPAGTPGKGAGLFKAANGADVLVVNAMGRVFMGDLDDPFRAIDDQLAACPLKTGADVIFIDFHAEATSEKEALGHFVDGRATAVVGTHTHVPTADHQILSGGTAYMSDAGMCGDFDSVLGMDKDEPISRFVSKIPSRRFAPSKGDATVCGVAIDVDDTTGLARAIAPVRLGGRLSQAEPAFWGEEA